Genomic segment of Streptomyces sp. NA02950:
CCTGGCCCCACCAGGTCCGGGCGAAACCGCGGCCGCGGGCGGGCGGCAGCGCGTCGAAGACCCGCTCCGGGCGCGGGACGGCACCGGCGTTCCGGTCATGGCTCATGGCTTCATGGCTCATCACTCGGTCCCCCTCAGCTCCACGAGCTCCGCCAGCTCGGCGTCGGTCAGTTCGGTCAGCGCGGCGTCGCCGGTGCCGAGCACCGCGTCCGCCAGCTCTCGCTTGCGCTCGAGCAGCGCGGCGATGCGGTCCTCCACCGTGCCCTCGGCGATGATGCGGTGGACCTGCACCGGCTGGGTCTGCCCGATGCGGTAGGCGCGGTCGGTGGCCTGCGCCTCGACGGCCGGGTTCCACCAGCGGTCGTAGTGCACGACATGTTCGGCCCGGGTGAGGTTCAGCCCGGTGCCCGCGGCCTTCAACGACAGCAGGAACACCGGCACTTCACCGTCCTGGAAGCGCCCCACCATCTCCTCGCGCCGTGCCACCGGGGTGCCCCCGTGCAGCAGCTGGGTCGCCACCCCGCGGGCGGCCAGGTGTGTTTCGAGGATGCGGGCCATCTGGACGTACTGCGTGAACACCAGCACGCTCGCGCCCTCGGCGAGGATGGTGTCCAGCAGTTCGTCCAGCAGCTCCAGCTTTCCGGACCGGCCGGGGACGGTGGGGCGCTCCTCCTTCAGATACTGGGCGGGGTGGTTGCAGATCTGCTTCAGGCCGGTGAGCAGCTTGACGATCAGCCCGCGGCGGACGAGGCCGTCGGTACCGGAGATCTCGGCGAGGATTTCGCGCACCACCGCCTCGTAGAGCCCGGCCTGTTCCGCGGTGAGCGCCACGGCGCGGTCGGTCTCGGTCTTCGGCGGCAGTTCGGGGGCGATGCCCGGGTCGGACTTGCGGCGCCGCAGCAGGAAGGGCCGGACGAGTTTCGCCAGCCGCGCGGCGGCGGACGGATCGCTGCCGCTCTCGACCGCCTGGGCGTAGCGCCTGCGGAAGGCGCCGTGGGTGCCCAGCACCCCGGGGGTGGTCCAGTCGAGAATCGCCCACAGCTCGGACAGGTTGTTCTCGATGGGTGTTCCGGACAGTGCGACGCGGGCCTTCGCCCCGATGGTGCGCAGCTGCTTGGCGGTCGCCGAGAACGGGTTCTTGACGTGCTGGGCCTCGTCCGCGACCACCATGCCCCAGGGTCCGGCCTCGGCCAGGCGCCGGGCGTCGAGCCGCATCGTTCCGTAGGTGGTGAGGACGAACTCCCCGTCGCCGAGATGGTCCAGGCTGCGGGCGGTGCCGTGATGGAGGCGCACCGGGGTGCCCGGCGCGAACTTCTCGATCTCGCGCCGCCAGTTGCCCATCAGGGAGGTGGGGCACACCACGAGGGTGGGCCCGGCGGCCTCGGGGACGCCCTGGCGGTGCAGATGCAGCGCGATCAACGTGACGGTCTTGCCGAGGCCCATGTCGTCGGCGAGACAGCCGCCGAGGCCGAGCGAGGTCATCCGGGCCAGCCAGTCCAGCCCGCGCAGCTGGTAGTCGCGCAGGGTGGCGGCGAGCGCCGCGGGATGGGCGACGGACGGCTGCCCGGGGTGGGCGGTCCCCTCGGGGTCGGCGAGCCGGTCGCGCAGCGCCGCGAGCCAGCCGGTGGGCTGGACGTCGACGACGGTGCCGTCGGCCTCCGTACGTCCGGTGAGGACGGCGTCGAGCGCGTCGACGGGGGTGAGCTTGCGGTCCGTGCGATCCCGGGCGCGGCGCGCCGACTCCGGGTCCAGGACGACCCATTGGTCGCGCAGCCGCACCACCGGTCGACTGGCCTCGGCGAGCCGCTCCAGCTCCTCGCGGGTGAGGTCCTGGCCGCCGATGGCGAACCGCCAGCTGAAGCGGAGCAGCGCGTCGGCGGAGAGGAAGGACGGCGTCCGGGGGCCGTGGTCGCCCTCGGCGTCACCGTCCTCGTCGGGTCCGATGACGGCGCGGGCGGTGAGCCCGCGCACCAGCTCCTTGGGCCAGTGCACCTGGACTCCGGCGGCGTCCAGCGCCTCCGCCGCCGAGCCGAGCAGCTCGGTGACCTCCTCGTCGGCGAGGTCGATCGCATCGGGCACGGCGGCCGACAGCAGTGGGGTGAGCGGGGGCCAGGCGCGGGCCGCGCGCCGCAGGGTGAGCAGCGCGTCCATCCGGGCGCGCGGGCCCAGTGCCGCGCCGACGGAGGAGGTGCCCGCCCAGATGTCGGCGGCGTCCGCGACGAGGGCCGGGTCGGTGAGGCTGTGCAGCTGGAGAACGGCGCGGAAGTCCGGTCCGGCCGCCTGGTCGTGGTCGTCCGCCTGGCTGTGGTCGTCCGCACGGCTGTGATCGTCGTCCGCGGGCTGGATGTCGCCGTGCAGCACCTCGATACGGAGCGAAAGCCGGACTCCGGCGTCGTGCCCGGCGGCCACATCGGCCGCCCAGGCACGCTGTTGGGGCAGACGCACCGGTGGCGCGGCGGCGGCGAACGCGGGGCCGCCCGCGGCCAGGGACGCGGCGGGGGAGCGCGGCAGCCCGTCCGCCACCGCGTCGAGGAAGGCGCGCAGATGCCGCTCGGGCTCGGGCAGCAGAACGGGGTCGGTGCCGGGCAGCGGCAGCGCGTGCGCGGCGGGCGGCATGGCGGCGGCCAGCTCGCGCAGCCGGTCCAGATCTTCGGGGGTGAGCGGGCCGACGCGCCAGGCGTCGTGGTCGGCGGCGGTGAGGCCGGGCAGCAGCCGTCCGCGGGCGGCGAGTTGGAGGGCGAGCACGGCGGCGGCGCCCCAGAAGGCCGCCGTGGGGTCGGTGTCGGCCGCACTGTCCGCCGAGCGGGCGGCGGCCCGTGCGCGGGCGCGGGTGAGCACCGGTAGCGCGGCGCTCAGGGGCAGTACGAGCGCCGGGACGGTACGGGTGCGGACGGCACGGCCGTCGTCGGGACCGCCGTCCGCGCGGTCGTCCGGGTCATGCGGGCCGTGCGGGACCTCGGGAACGACGACGGTCAGCTCCTCGACGGAGCCGGGGCCGGACGGGGGCGGCCCGCCCGGACACCAGAAGGCGACCCGTCCGGTGCGTGCCGGGTCGGCGGGCAGGAAGACCGTGGTGGAACGGCAGAGTTCGGCGATCTCGGAGGGCGTCGCCGCGCGGGGTGGTGTCACAGCGCTGATTTATTCCTCAAATTTGACTAGCGGGTCGGGGCGGCCGAGGGTACAGGACTGCGGGAGGAATGAGGAACCGGAGACCGCCGGTGTGCGTTGTGAGGAGTGAACGCGGCTCAGGGCCGTGAGGAACGCGGCTCGGAGCCGAAGAGGAGGCGGGTGAGATGTCCACGCGCGCGAAGGTCGCCGCCGGAGGTGTGGCGGCAGGTGTGATCCTGATGTGGCTGCTGCCCTTCTGGGCGGCCCTGCTGGTGCTCGTCGGCGTGCCCGCCGCGGCCTATCTGCTGCTGGATCCCTCCCAGCGCCGCAGGCTGCGCCGGGTCTCCCGTAAGGAGCTCGGCCGCTGACCCCGGCCGCCCAGGACCGCTGGCCGGGCCCGGGGCCCACGGCGGCACGCACGTGGGAGTGACCGTGCAGCACCGATCGCGGGCCGCCCGGAGCCCCCACGCGGGACCCGGCCAGGCGGGGGAGAGGGATGGCCGCGGCCGGTACGGCAGCGCGGATACGCACCGCCGTACCGGCCGGGTCATGACGAAGACCGCGATCCACCCGGGGTCCCCGGATCCCCGAGCCCGGAGTCACAACCGGCTTCGGTCCTCGACCGTCCAGCCATCGCCCACCTCACGGCGCAGAGCCGCCAGTGCGGCGTGCGCCCGTTCTCTGAACGCTCGCCACTCCTCTTCGGGCCACGGGGACGGATCCGGTGGGTAGTCCCAGTCGATCGACGACTGGTCCCACTCGCACAACGTCTCCAGCTCGGTCCGTGTGGCCGCGCTGACCGGCAGGCGATCGAGCTCGCAGGGGGAGCCGTACGGGCTGTCGGCGTCGGATGGCCACAGTGGGGTGTGCGGGACACCGTGCTCCGGCCGCGGCACAGCTGTCGCGGAGGCGGTCGCGGCGGTCGCGGCGGACGGCGCGATGACATCCATCGGATCGAACCCGTCGAACGACACGAACTGGGCAAGCATCTCGTCAATCCTCCACCGCCATCGGGCTACCCGGCCGGAAGCGCCGGCCCGACGCCAGGACGTCGTATCCACCCCAGAAGTGGCGAGATTGCCAGAGCCCAACGGATTCCCGTCAGGCGTCAAAACCGCGCGCGCAGCCGTTCGTCTCCGCCCCCCTCGGCCCCGTACTGCCCCTGTTGCTCCACCACGCGGGCACCGGTGGGGTGCGCGGCCGGGCCGCCATGGGCGCGGTGCGCCGGGTGCTGGCATCCGTGCCCGATCGTGCGGCCGTCGCCACCCTCGCACCCGTCGCGCGTGCGAGGGACACCCCGGTCGGCAGCCGTAAGCAGGCCGCCCGCGCACGGGTGGAACTGCCCGGTGAGACGGCATTCGCCGCCCTGCTCGCCGCCTGGGACGAACCGGGGCGGCACCATGACGTCCGCGCCGTCCTCGCCCGCGGACTGCTCGCCCGCATCGGCGAACCCGGCGTCGCCGACCGGCTAACACCGTGGTGGACGGGCTCCTGACCGCGGGACTGCGGCGCGAGGCGTCCGACGCCGCCTTCGCCGTCGCCTGCGCCGGGCTGCACGCGGGCGACGCCTCCCCGGCCCGCTGGGAACGCTATCTGGCGCTGGTCGAGGAGCGCCCCGACCGGCTGACCGGCCGTGAGACCTTTCTGAGCCACGACAACCTCGCGGTGCGCGAAGCGACCCTCAGTGTCGTCCGCACAACTGCGTGAGCACGGCGGCGGGGCGGCCGGACTCACCGCCCTCACGCTGGTGCGCGTGATCGGAAGGCAGAGCGGCTGGGCGGACGTCTGGCGGGCCGAGCTCGACGCGCTGCGCCGGTACGACGACCCGGACACGGCCGAACAGGCCCTGCTCGTCGACCCCGGGGATGGTTGGTGACCGTCCGCCCCGGCGCGCGTCTGCTCCCGGCACGCGCCCGCCTCAGCGCCCATCCGCCCGGGGCCACGCCGCGTCGTGCGCGCCATGGCGCGGGACGGGCGCACGCCCGCCCCGCGCCCCCGGGCTCAGTGGGGGCGTACGGCCAGTTCGTCCAGCGCCGTCAGCAGCCCCGGGAGTTCGGGGCCGCGCCCCACCGGAAGCACCTCGCCCGGTTCGTCGTCCAGCAGGACGAAGGCGATGTCGTCGGTGCGAGCCACCATGCTCCAGCCCGGCCCGTCGGCCCGCAGGGTCCGCGCGTCACCGGCGGCGAACGCGGAGCGTACCCGGCCCAGCGGCGGGGGCGTGTGCAGATAGCCGCGCACCTCTTCGAGCACCCTTCGCACCCCTGTGTGCGGCTTCTCGCCGGGGGCGACGAAGGTGACGTCGCTGTCCACCTGTTCACGCCAGATCGCCCACTGGAGGGCGATCTCGTCCGCGCCGAGCCGCCGCTGCGCCGGCCCCCACCGCTCGGAGTCCGGCGGTGCGAGCGGCGGCCTGGCGGTGTGCCCGAGCTTCGGGTCGGGCTCGGGGTCGTGCGGTGCGGGAACGCCGGGGGCGGCCACGGCCACCGCGAGCGGCCAGCCGGGAAGGGAGGCGACCACGGTGCGTTCGTTGAGGGACAGGTCGTACTCCATACCGCAGTCCCACGTCGCGATGGCGCAGGCCACGAGCGAGACGTCGTCGGTGACCACCGTCCAGCGCGCCCCGCGGCCGTCCTGCCCCAGCACCAGGCCGTAACCGACGTCGTAGGGCTCCAGACCGAGGGCGGCGCACACCTCGGGGTAGTCGTCGCCGAGCACGCTCGGGAATTGAGCGGGTGTCAGCAGTACCGCGGTCAGCACATACAGCGCGTCGTCGCCTGACTCCTCCGTGGCGGGCACGGCAGCCTCCTCTTGAGCTCCCGGATCCGATGGGCGATCCGTCGTCGGCGCACCCTAACCAGCCAGTAGCCACGGCGTCGAGACGGCTGCGACCAGGTCAGTCGCCGGAATCGGCGCGCAGGGTCTCCAGGGTGCGCCGCAGCCAGGTCGGTTCGGCCCGAGGTGGCGAGGGAGGTGGTGG
This window contains:
- a CDS encoding DEAD/DEAH box helicase, giving the protein MTPPRAATPSEIAELCRSTTVFLPADPARTGRVAFWCPGGPPPSGPGSVEELTVVVPEVPHGPHDPDDRADGGPDDGRAVRTRTVPALVLPLSAALPVLTRARARAAARSADSAADTDPTAAFWGAAAVLALQLAARGRLLPGLTAADHDAWRVGPLTPEDLDRLRELAAAMPPAAHALPLPGTDPVLLPEPERHLRAFLDAVADGLPRSPAASLAAGGPAFAAAAPPVRLPQQRAWAADVAAGHDAGVRLSLRIEVLHGDIQPADDDHSRADDHSQADDHDQAAGPDFRAVLQLHSLTDPALVADAADIWAGTSSVGAALGPRARMDALLTLRRAARAWPPLTPLLSAAVPDAIDLADEEVTELLGSAAEALDAAGVQVHWPKELVRGLTARAVIGPDEDGDAEGDHGPRTPSFLSADALLRFSWRFAIGGQDLTREELERLAEASRPVVRLRDQWVVLDPESARRARDRTDRKLTPVDALDAVLTGRTEADGTVVDVQPTGWLAALRDRLADPEGTAHPGQPSVAHPAALAATLRDYQLRGLDWLARMTSLGLGGCLADDMGLGKTVTLIALHLHRQGVPEAAGPTLVVCPTSLMGNWRREIEKFAPGTPVRLHHGTARSLDHLGDGEFVLTTYGTMRLDARRLAEAGPWGMVVADEAQHVKNPFSATAKQLRTIGAKARVALSGTPIENNLSELWAILDWTTPGVLGTHGAFRRRYAQAVESGSDPSAAARLAKLVRPFLLRRRKSDPGIAPELPPKTETDRAVALTAEQAGLYEAVVREILAEISGTDGLVRRGLIVKLLTGLKQICNHPAQYLKEERPTVPGRSGKLELLDELLDTILAEGASVLVFTQYVQMARILETHLAARGVATQLLHGGTPVARREEMVGRFQDGEVPVFLLSLKAAGTGLNLTRAEHVVHYDRWWNPAVEAQATDRAYRIGQTQPVQVHRIIAEGTVEDRIAALLERKRELADAVLGTGDAALTELTDAELAELVELRGTE